Proteins from a genomic interval of Clostridium cochlearium:
- a CDS encoding LTA synthase family protein: protein MHSIESNIENTTLKPNIKNKFIYFIKNHFIFLVTLVSLFLKSLIFLAYVASPTGTKISLSKLPIYLVNILLYVSIFAIFISICYMFKGKKQITAFLTMNFAISLFMLCDLIYYRGFQSFISIYNLSQKGNLENLSSTIISLIRPWDIIFFLDIFILAYLLIRYRKNFILPKRRLTLSICILIISILVPSYYHYTYDILQKAGPNKKYFHIYWSPLYNISKMSPIGYHVYDSYLYFKNSKRLSLTNKDKNTINEWFLAAKEDLPDNKYAGIFKGKNLIFIQVESLERFVIGKRVNGEEITPTLNKILKNSFYFSSIYEQVSGGNSSDADLMVNTSTYPVKNGATFFRFPDNKYNSLPMMMKKLGYYTSAFHPDGGGYWNWMPALQSMEFDKCTDITGFKVDETIGLGISDGSYLRQLADKISNQPKPFYSFFVTLTSHMPFNLPKEHRYMNLPDSMDKNVLGDYLQSIHYTDKHIGNFLDKLDESGVLDDSVVVIYGDHCGVHKYYKDKLNKIQPREDWWFKNDYEIPLIIYSKDLKGKEIKTIGGHIDILPTAAYLMGVDKKEYIHTSMGRNLLNTNKNFVVLSNGVFIGNYDNEMDKKTLVQGLDISDIMLRSNYFKNYYKK, encoded by the coding sequence ATGCATAGTATTGAAAGTAATATAGAAAATACTACTTTAAAACCTAATATTAAAAATAAATTTATATATTTTATTAAAAATCACTTTATTTTTTTAGTAACTTTAGTTTCACTATTTTTAAAATCTTTAATTTTTTTAGCATATGTGGCTTCACCTACTGGAACTAAAATATCCTTATCAAAACTTCCAATATATCTTGTAAATATTTTGCTTTATGTATCTATATTTGCTATTTTTATATCTATCTGTTATATGTTTAAAGGTAAAAAGCAAATAACAGCATTTTTAACTATGAACTTTGCTATTTCTCTTTTTATGCTTTGTGATTTAATTTATTATAGAGGATTTCAAAGTTTTATATCCATATATAATTTATCTCAAAAAGGAAACCTTGAAAACTTAAGCTCAACAATAATTTCTTTAATAAGACCTTGGGATATAATATTTTTTCTAGACATATTTATCCTTGCATATTTGTTAATTAGATATAGAAAAAATTTCATTTTACCAAAAAGGCGACTAACTTTATCTATATGTATTTTAATTATAAGTATTTTGGTACCTTCTTATTATCATTATACCTATGATATTTTACAAAAGGCGGGCCCTAATAAAAAGTATTTTCATATATACTGGTCTCCTCTTTATAATATTTCAAAAATGTCCCCTATTGGATACCATGTGTATGATAGCTATTTATATTTTAAGAATTCAAAAAGACTGTCCCTTACTAATAAAGATAAAAATACTATAAATGAATGGTTTCTAGCAGCTAAAGAAGATTTACCTGATAATAAATACGCCGGAATTTTTAAAGGGAAAAATTTAATTTTTATTCAAGTTGAATCCCTAGAAAGATTTGTAATAGGAAAAAGAGTTAACGGAGAAGAAATAACTCCTACTTTAAATAAAATTTTAAAAAATAGTTTTTACTTTTCATCAATATATGAACAAGTTTCTGGTGGAAATAGTTCTGATGCTGATTTAATGGTAAATACATCTACCTATCCTGTTAAAAATGGAGCCACTTTTTTTAGATTTCCAGATAATAAATACAATTCTCTTCCTATGATGATGAAAAAATTAGGTTATTATACCTCTGCTTTTCATCCTGACGGCGGTGGATATTGGAACTGGATGCCTGCACTGCAATCTATGGAATTTGACAAATGTACAGATATTACTGGGTTCAAAGTAGATGAAACTATAGGTCTTGGCATAAGTGATGGAAGTTATTTAAGACAATTAGCGGATAAAATAAGCAATCAACCTAAGCCTTTTTATTCCTTCTTTGTTACTTTAACTAGCCATATGCCTTTTAATCTACCAAAGGAACATAGATATATGAATTTACCTGATTCTATGGATAAGAATGTATTAGGAGATTATTTGCAAAGTATTCATTATACGGACAAGCATATTGGTAACTTTTTAGATAAATTAGATGAAAGTGGAGTGTTAGATGATTCCGTAGTAGTTATATATGGAGATCATTGTGGTGTACATAAGTATTATAAAGATAAGCTTAATAAAATACAACCAAGAGAAGATTGGTGGTTTAAAAATGACTATGAAATCCCATTGATTATATATTCAAAAGATCTAAAAGGTAAAGAAATAAAAACCATTGGAGGACATATAGATATTTTACCCACTGCTGCATATCTTATGGGTGTGGATAAGAAAGAATATATACACACTTCTATGGGGAGAAATCTTTTAAATACAAATAAAAACTTCGTAGTTTTAAGCAATGGTGTTTTTATTGGAAACTATGACAATGAAATGGACAAGAAAACACTAGTTCAAGGGCTAGATATATCTGATATAATGCTAAGAAGTAACTATTTTAAAAACTATTATAAAAAATAA
- a CDS encoding type 1 glutamine amidotransferase encodes MELNICHLYPDLLNVYGDYGNILILKYRCEQRNIKVNIFNVSINDEFSPKDYDIVLLGGGQDYEQAIVSKDLLENKKDDIKEYIENEKVLLAICGGYQLLGNYYTTSNGDKLECLGVLDIYTESSSDRLIGDVLIYNEEFDENYVGFENHSGKTYIGNLKPLGKVVNGFGNNGESGFEGCIYKNTFGTYLHGALLSKNPDLADRLIKLALKNKYNKDIDLSPIDDGLEFKGKDFMINRLKDKKQ; translated from the coding sequence ATGGAATTAAATATATGCCATTTATACCCAGATCTTTTAAATGTATATGGTGACTATGGAAATATACTTATATTAAAATATAGATGTGAACAAAGAAATATAAAAGTAAATATTTTTAATGTATCTATTAATGATGAGTTTTCACCAAAAGATTATGATATCGTACTATTAGGTGGTGGGCAAGATTATGAACAGGCCATAGTATCTAAAGATTTATTGGAAAATAAAAAAGATGATATTAAAGAATATATAGAAAATGAAAAAGTTCTTTTAGCAATATGTGGAGGATACCAACTTTTAGGCAATTACTATACAACATCTAATGGAGATAAATTAGAATGTCTTGGAGTACTTGATATATATACTGAGTCCTCTTCTGATAGGTTAATTGGCGATGTATTAATTTACAACGAAGAATTTGATGAAAATTATGTAGGCTTTGAAAATCACTCTGGTAAAACCTACATAGGAAATTTAAAACCTTTAGGCAAAGTAGTTAATGGCTTTGGAAATAATGGAGAAAGTGGTTTTGAAGGATGTATTTATAAAAATACCTTTGGGACTTATCTTCATGGAGCATTATTGTCTAAAAATCCTGATTTAGCAGATAGACTTATAAAATTAGCGCTAAAAAATAAATACAATAAAGATATAGATTTATCTCCTATTGATGATGGTTTAGAATTCAAAGGCAAAGACTTTATGATAAACAGATTAAAAGACAAAAAACAATAG
- a CDS encoding Mur ligase family protein — translation MSKINIKSYLSILISKIVIFLSRKLLKGGTNFPGKVALKIDNNILKVVAKDYKIILVTGTNGKTTTTSMIYNVLKDSGKKVITNASGANMLPGIVTCFVENYKFNKDKSSFPEKKYAVIEVDEANVPLVTEYVIPEFITITNIFRDQLDRYGEVYTTLNKILEGIEKVPFSTLVLNGDEALFSEINLPNRKIYYGFKKAINDTKGEDINTDSKLCKKCNHPYTYNFLTYNNLGDFYCENCDSKRPELNYFVNEVIELTSEGSAVVINGTQYYINQPGAYNIYNALSAFSIARELGIEKNIITSSFKNQKSSFGRQEELNIEGKEVKIILVKNPAGCDQAIDTIALDNREINLVTILNDNTGDGKDVSWIWDVNFEKLNSLNISKTIIFGSRLYDMAIRLKIAGLPYNEFSICQDYEGVLSEIISSKGDTFYVLVTYTAMLEFRKFLHNKKYIETLW, via the coding sequence GTGTCTAAAATTAATATAAAATCTTATTTAAGCATTTTGATATCCAAAATTGTAATATTTCTATCCAGAAAACTTTTAAAAGGAGGTACTAATTTCCCAGGAAAAGTAGCATTAAAAATAGATAACAATATTTTAAAAGTAGTAGCAAAAGATTATAAAATTATATTAGTTACTGGTACTAATGGCAAAACTACAACTACCAGTATGATTTACAATGTGTTAAAAGATAGTGGGAAAAAAGTTATTACAAATGCTTCTGGTGCAAATATGTTGCCAGGAATAGTAACTTGTTTTGTAGAGAATTATAAATTTAATAAAGATAAAAGTTCTTTTCCAGAAAAAAAATATGCTGTTATAGAAGTTGATGAAGCAAATGTGCCTCTTGTAACAGAATATGTGATTCCTGAGTTTATAACTATTACAAATATTTTTAGAGATCAGTTAGATAGATACGGGGAAGTTTATACTACCTTAAATAAAATATTAGAGGGTATAGAAAAAGTTCCTTTCTCAACTTTAGTTTTAAATGGAGATGAAGCATTATTTTCAGAAATTAATTTGCCTAATCGAAAAATTTACTATGGTTTTAAAAAAGCAATTAATGATACTAAAGGAGAAGACATAAATACCGACTCAAAACTTTGTAAAAAATGCAATCACCCTTATACTTATAATTTCTTAACTTATAATAATTTAGGTGATTTTTATTGTGAAAACTGTGATAGTAAAAGACCTGAACTTAATTATTTTGTAAATGAAGTTATAGAACTTACATCTGAAGGATCAGCTGTTGTTATAAATGGAACTCAATATTACATAAATCAACCTGGTGCTTATAATATTTACAATGCTCTTTCTGCATTCTCTATAGCAAGAGAATTAGGTATAGAAAAAAATATAATAACCTCTTCTTTTAAAAATCAAAAAAGTTCCTTTGGTAGACAAGAAGAATTAAATATTGAAGGAAAAGAAGTTAAAATAATATTAGTAAAAAATCCTGCTGGATGCGATCAAGCAATAGATACAATAGCTTTAGATAATAGGGAAATAAATTTAGTAACTATTTTAAATGATAATACTGGAGATGGAAAAGACGTCTCTTGGATATGGGATGTAAATTTTGAAAAACTTAATTCCCTAAACATATCCAAAACAATAATATTTGGTAGTAGGCTTTATGATATGGCCATTAGACTTAAAATAGCTGGTCTACCTTATAATGAATTTTCTATTTGTCAAGACTACGAAGGTGTTTTATCAGAAATAATATCATCTAAAGGCGATACCTTCTACGTTTTAGTTACATACACTGCTATGCTTGAATTTAGGAAATTTCTTCATAATAAAAAATATATAGAAACTCTTTGGTAG
- a CDS encoding CapA family protein, translating to MVKNKKGIGKSILIFILLGILILTGTISYIIYYSINNKNNLSKIQHDGNIKKDNTQNKKDDSIKKDMLSEVLLSFAGDCTIATDPSFAYENSIVHIYNKNGKDPSYFFKNVADIFKKDDLTIVNLENNFTESKDKANKQFTFKAPKSYAKSLPAGYIEGVNIGNNHIYDYKQIGFEDTINTLKENNINYFGEGFKWIKEIKGVKLGFLGYRGYNDYPQFRTQIENEIKELKDNGCNAILVNFHWGIESQYYPIETQKNLAHYAIDKGADLIIGHHPHVLQSIEKYKNAIICYSLGNFCFGGNFNPKDKDTMIFQIKYNFKNKEIENYDVKIIPCRISSVNYINDYCPTPLQGNEKDRVLNKIKNLSPKAGFEISDKFYKINIK from the coding sequence ATGGTTAAAAATAAAAAAGGAATTGGTAAAAGCATTCTTATATTCATATTGCTGGGAATCCTTATATTAACAGGAACTATTTCTTACATTATTTATTATTCAATTAATAATAAAAATAATTTATCTAAAATACAACATGATGGTAATATAAAAAAAGATAACACTCAAAACAAAAAAGATGATTCTATTAAAAAAGACATGTTGTCTGAAGTACTGCTTAGTTTTGCAGGTGATTGTACCATAGCTACTGATCCTAGCTTTGCTTATGAAAATAGCATTGTACATATTTACAATAAAAATGGAAAAGATCCTTCTTACTTTTTTAAGAATGTAGCTGACATATTTAAGAAAGATGATTTGACTATTGTAAATTTAGAAAATAATTTTACTGAATCTAAGGATAAAGCTAATAAACAATTTACATTTAAAGCTCCTAAATCATATGCAAAATCATTACCTGCTGGTTATATAGAAGGTGTAAATATCGGGAATAATCATATATATGACTATAAACAAATAGGCTTTGAAGATACAATAAATACCCTTAAAGAAAACAATATAAATTACTTTGGTGAAGGATTTAAGTGGATAAAAGAAATTAAGGGTGTTAAATTGGGATTCTTAGGCTATAGAGGTTACAATGACTATCCACAATTTAGAACTCAAATAGAAAATGAAATAAAAGAACTTAAGGATAATGGATGTAATGCAATTTTAGTTAATTTTCACTGGGGTATAGAATCTCAATATTATCCAATAGAAACTCAAAAAAACTTGGCTCACTATGCTATAGATAAGGGAGCTGATTTGATAATTGGTCACCATCCCCATGTACTTCAAAGTATAGAAAAGTACAAAAATGCTATAATATGTTATAGTTTAGGTAACTTTTGTTTTGGAGGAAACTTTAACCCTAAAGACAAAGATACTATGATTTTTCAAATAAAATATAATTTTAAAAATAAAGAAATTGAAAACTATGATGTTAAAATAATTCCTTGTAGAATATCTTCTGTTAATTACATAAATGATTATTGCCCAACTCCACTGCAAGGAAATGAAAAAGATAGAGTTTTAAATAAAATTAAAAATCTATCACCTAAGGCTGGCTTTGAAATATCTGATAAATTTTATAAAATAAATATAAAGTAA
- a CDS encoding tetratricopeptide repeat protein — MSSLKPENNSENGCMQSRITDIFMNKCITILIGLSVIIVLLSLVTYRFSLKNTQHISNSKGDKYLIQGDYDKALEEYEKSYKKDGALVWKSKIAGVYSLKDDKYKTIQYVEEIKNSDKREPKSLSYVTYIQLINGDYKKALTDGEEFLKENPKDKTLITSMFSAYLFNKEYEKAKKLLKSYPLDDKSSYDMAKYSDMLMNVGEEEKALEYLKKAWHLNKDEYKVYDVIVHEAMNNRNKVLDTISKLSIKEPEELAYRMWRAKVYSRTLETVEEAEKIMESLKGEDIGKIVPKAIESSILMNKGEKDKAQEVIDNLLKENKNDYRAYHTAAWFYLSKGDLKKAEEYCIKSIYENQNYVDNYALLMPEILRKQKDNESDKSADTFFYIALCKEPYNGNIMMNTANYFLEKEENMEKVLKYFKMAELVKPLDAELKYNIALTYISEDENKEAEKVLRECIKISPETAKYNRTLGTIYFLSGNNTEAIKEIREAYKKDENDPLTLNNAGCYYITVNTDLERGMYNLRAAKNYSSSKMDKYNKKTIDENYEKGKKLLDQYKKAKGNEKLGIPEFVLFY; from the coding sequence TTGAGCAGCTTGAAACCGGAAAATAATAGTGAAAATGGTTGTATGCAATCTAGGATAACAGACATATTTATGAATAAATGCATAACAATTTTAATTGGTCTATCTGTGATTATAGTATTACTATCTTTAGTAACTTATAGATTTTCATTAAAGAATACACAGCATATTTCCAATAGTAAAGGGGATAAATATTTAATACAGGGGGACTATGATAAGGCTTTAGAAGAATATGAGAAATCCTATAAAAAAGATGGTGCTTTAGTATGGAAATCTAAAATAGCAGGAGTATATTCCTTAAAAGATGATAAATATAAAACCATACAATATGTAGAGGAAATAAAAAATAGCGATAAAAGAGAACCTAAATCTTTAAGTTATGTAACTTATATTCAATTAATTAATGGTGATTATAAAAAGGCATTAACAGATGGAGAAGAATTTTTAAAGGAAAATCCTAAAGATAAAACACTTATAACCTCCATGTTTTCAGCCTATCTTTTTAATAAGGAATATGAAAAGGCAAAGAAGTTATTAAAATCTTATCCATTAGATGATAAATCTTCTTATGATATGGCAAAGTATTCTGATATGCTTATGAATGTTGGAGAGGAAGAAAAAGCATTAGAATATTTAAAAAAAGCTTGGCATTTAAATAAAGATGAATATAAAGTATATGATGTAATCGTCCATGAAGCAATGAATAATAGAAATAAAGTATTGGATACAATATCAAAATTATCCATAAAGGAGCCAGAGGAATTAGCTTATAGAATGTGGAGGGCTAAAGTATACTCCAGAACTTTGGAAACAGTAGAAGAAGCAGAAAAAATAATGGAAAGTTTAAAGGGAGAAGATATAGGGAAAATAGTTCCTAAGGCTATAGAGTCTTCTATATTGATGAATAAGGGAGAAAAAGATAAGGCTCAAGAAGTAATAGACAACCTATTAAAGGAAAATAAAAATGATTATAGAGCATATCATACAGCTGCTTGGTTTTACTTGTCAAAGGGAGATTTAAAGAAGGCAGAGGAATACTGTATAAAATCTATTTATGAAAATCAAAATTATGTGGATAATTATGCTCTTTTAATGCCTGAAATATTAAGGAAACAAAAAGATAATGAGAGTGATAAAAGTGCAGACACGTTCTTTTATATAGCTTTATGTAAGGAACCTTATAATGGAAATATAATGATGAATACAGCAAATTATTTTTTAGAAAAAGAAGAAAATATGGAAAAAGTATTGAAGTATTTTAAAATGGCAGAGTTAGTAAAACCATTAGATGCAGAGCTGAAATATAATATTGCGTTAACTTATATATCTGAAGATGAAAATAAAGAAGCAGAGAAAGTTTTAAGAGAATGTATTAAAATTAGTCCTGAAACTGCAAAATATAATAGGACTTTGGGAACTATATATTTTTTAAGTGGTAATAATACCGAAGCAATAAAAGAAATAAGAGAAGCTTACAAAAAAGATGAAAATGATCCATTAACTTTAAACAATGCAGGGTGTTATTATATAACTGTTAATACAGATTTAGAAAGAGGAATGTACAATTTAAGAGCAGCTAAAAATTATTCAAGTAGTAAAATGGATAAATATAATAAAAAGACTATAGATGAAAATTATGAAAAGGGTAAAAAGCTTTTAGATCAATATAAAAAAGCTAAGGGAAATGAAAAGCTAGGAATACCAGAATTTGTATTGTTCTATTAA
- a CDS encoding undecaprenyl-diphosphate phosphatase gives MLLILKAILLAIVEGLTEFVPVSSTGHLILVSDIINFKGDYANLFNVVIQLGAILAVVVIYWDKLINSVRDIFAPDKRGLRFWINLAVACVPAAIFGFLLDDYIDEYLFNPVTVAIGLVVGGILMIVVENKYRRKSKTKNLYGIKLRQSILVGMFQCLALWPGMSRSASTIMGGWIAGLSPVVAAEFSFFLAIPVMVGASGLKLVKSGFIMTNIEFIALIVGFVGAFLVSLVVIEKFIKFLQRKPMRIFAIYRIFIGVILLVLAIFNVVTI, from the coding sequence ATGCTTCTAATATTAAAAGCAATATTACTTGCAATAGTAGAAGGTTTAACAGAGTTTGTTCCGGTATCATCAACAGGACATTTAATACTTGTATCTGATATTATTAATTTTAAAGGAGATTATGCAAATTTATTTAATGTAGTAATACAACTAGGAGCTATTTTAGCAGTAGTCGTAATTTATTGGGACAAGTTAATTAATAGTGTAAGGGATATATTTGCACCAGATAAAAGAGGGTTACGATTTTGGATAAACTTAGCTGTAGCATGCGTTCCTGCAGCTATATTTGGTTTTTTATTAGATGATTACATAGACGAGTATTTATTTAACCCAGTAACAGTAGCTATTGGACTTGTAGTTGGTGGTATACTTATGATTGTTGTAGAAAATAAATATAGACGAAAAAGTAAAACTAAAAATTTATACGGTATAAAATTAAGACAATCTATACTTGTAGGAATGTTTCAGTGCTTAGCATTGTGGCCAGGTATGTCAAGATCAGCTTCTACTATTATGGGAGGATGGATAGCTGGACTTTCACCAGTAGTTGCAGCAGAATTTTCATTTTTCTTAGCTATACCGGTTATGGTGGGAGCATCAGGTTTAAAATTAGTAAAAAGCGGATTTATTATGACTAACATTGAGTTTATAGCGTTAATAGTAGGATTTGTAGGAGCTTTTTTGGTGTCTTTAGTAGTTATAGAAAAGTTTATAAAGTTCTTACAAAGAAAACCTATGAGAATATTTGCTATATATAGAATATTTATAGGGGTAATATTGTTAGTATTAGCTATCTTCAATGTAGTAACCATATAG